One Motacilla alba alba isolate MOTALB_02 chromosome 15, Motacilla_alba_V1.0_pri, whole genome shotgun sequence DNA segment encodes these proteins:
- the PPP1CC gene encoding serine/threonine-protein phosphatase PP1-gamma catalytic subunit, which produces MADIDKLNIDSIIQRLLEVRGSKPGKNVQLQENEIRGLCLKSREIFLSQPILLELEAPLKICGDIHGQYYDLLRLFEYGGFPPESNYLFLGDYVDRGKQSLETICLLLAYKIKYPENFFLLRGNHECASINRIYGFYDECKRRYNIKLWKTFTDCFNCLPIAAIVDEKIFCCHGGLSPDLQSMEQIRRIMRPTDVPDQGLLCDLLWSDPDKDVLGWGENDRGVSFTFGAEVVAKFLHKHDLDLICRAHQVVEDGYEFFAKRQLVTLFSAPNYCGEFDNAGAMMSVDETLMCSFQILKPAEKKKPNSSRPVTPPRGMITKQAKK; this is translated from the exons ATGGCGGATATAGACAAGCTCAACATCGACAGCATCATCCAACGGCTGCTGGAGG TGCGAGGATCAAAACCAGGCAAAAATGTCCAACTTCAAGAGAATGAAATTAGAGGATTGTGCTTGAAATCCAGAGAAATCTTCCTGAGTCAGCCTATTCTACTAGAACTTGAAGCTCCACTGAAAATCTGTG GTGACATCCATGGACAATACTATGACTTGCTCCGACTCTTTGAATACGGGGGTTTTCCACCAGAGAGCAACTACCTGTTCCTTGGTGATTATGTTGACAGAGGAAAACAATCATTAGAAACAATTTGTCTTCTGTTGGCCTACAAAATTAAATACCCagagaattttttcctcctccgAGGGAACCATGAATGTGCCAGCATCAATAGAATTTATGGGTTTTATGATGAAT GTAAGAGAAGATACAATATTAAGCTGTGGAAAACCTTCACAGACTGTTTTAACTGTTTACCAATTGCAGCTATTGTGGATGAGAAAATATTCTGCTGTCACGGGG GTTTGTCACCAGACCTGCAGTCCATGGAGCAGATCAGACGAATCATGCGCCCCACGGATGTCCCGGACCAAGGCCTCCTGTGTGATCTCCTGTGGTCTGACCCTGACAAGGATGTCTTGGGCTGGGGTGAAAATGACAGAGGAGTGTCCTTCACTTTTGGTGCTGAAGTGGTTGCTAAGTTTCTCCATAAACATGATTTGGATCTCATATGTAGAGCTCATCag GTGGTTGAAGATGGATATGAGTTTTTTGCAAAAAGACAATTGGTAACTCTGTTTTCTGCCCCAAATTACTGTGGAGAATTTGATAATGCGGGTGCCATGATGAGCGTGGATGAAACACTAATGTGCTCTTTCCAG ATCTTGAAACCTGCAGAGAAGAAGAAGCCCAATTCCAGCAGACCCGTAACACCTCCCAGGGGTATGATCACAAAACAAGCCAAGAAATAG
- the HVCN1 gene encoding voltage-gated hydrogen channel 1, with protein MSRYLKHFTVVGDDPVQWSNDYRKWEEEEEEAGEKQPDGEIKLEPPRRHISFQYMMKKLFSSHRFQIGVVCLVILDALLVLGELLMDLKIIHPDRYNITPKVFHYLSLSILTIFLVEVGFKVFVYRREFFHHKFEVLDGIVVVVSFILDIVLIFREHEFEAVGLLILLRLWRVARIINGIILSVKTRSEQQLSKLKQANLKLATRVEQLEHSCLEKEQEIERLNNILKQHGLLSLQK; from the exons ATGTCCAGGTACCTGAAGCACTTCACGGTGGTGGGCGACGACCCCGTGCAATGGAGCAACGACTATCGGaaatgggaggaggaggaggaggaggctggggagaAGCAGCCAGATGGAGAGATCAAGCTGGAGCCCCCCAGGAGACACATCTCCTTCCAGTACATGATGAAAAAGCTCTTCAGCTCTCACAGGTTTCAG ATTGGGGTTGTCTGCTTGGTGATCCTGGATGCCTTGTTGGTTCTTGGGGAATTGCTTATGGATTTGAAAATCATCCATCCGGACAGATATAATATAACCCCAAAG GTTTTCCACTACCTCTCCCTGTCCATTTTAACCATCTTCCTGGTTGAGGTGGGGTTTAAAGTCTTTGTCTACCGCCGGGAGTTCTTCCACCACAAGTTCGAGGTGCTGGATGGGATCGTTGTGGTCGTGTCCTTCATCCTCGACATCGTCCTCATCTTCCGCGAGCACGAGTTCGAGGCCGTGGGGCTCCTGATCCTCCTGCGGCTCTGGAGGGTGGCCCGGATCATCAACG GAATCATTTTATCGGTGAAGACCCGCTCGGAGCAGCAATTGTCCAAGTTAAAGCAAGCAAACCTGAAGCTTGCCACGAGGGTGGAACAACTGGAACACAGCTGTTTGGAGAAG GAGCAAGAAATCGAGAGGCTGAATAACATATTGAAACAGCATGGACTCCTCAGCCTGCAAAAATAA